DNA sequence from the Armatimonadota bacterium genome:
CAGCGACCAACAGATTCAGAGGACTGGTGAGAAGCTGTTGATATTCACCGAGTCCAGGGAGACCCTGGAGTACCTGGCCGAGAAGCTGAAGGCATGGGGCTTTTCGGTAGTCGTCCTCCATGGGGCAATGAACCTCGATGCACGCATTCGCGCCGAACACGACTTCCGCGAGCGGGCGCAGGTCATGGTCTCGACCGAGGCAGGCGGCGAGGGCATCAACCTCCAGTTCTGCGCTCTCATGGTGAACTATGACATCCCATGGACACCGAACCGCCTTGAACAGCGCATGGGTCGAATCCACCGGTATGGACAGCAAAAGGAAGTGCATATCTACAATCTAGTCGCCGCCGACACACGCGAAGGCCGGGTGCTAGAGGCTATTTTCCGCAAACTTGAGCGTATACAGGAAGCTCTCGGTGCAGACCGCGTATTCGATGTCATCGGCGAAGTTCTCCCCGGTCGCGGTCTTAAGGATCTAATTGTCGATGCCATCGCCAATCGGCGCACGATGGACGAGATCATCGGCGACATCGAGGCCATCCCGGACGAGGAAGCAGTCAGCAGGGCGAAAGAGGCTGTGCTAGAGGCCCTGGCGACCCGCCATGTTGATCTTCAGCGCGTTCTCGGTGAGGACCGGTCTGCGCGGGAGAGCAGGCTCGTTCCTGAATACATCGAGCGGTTCTTCGAGCGCTCCTGTGCCTTCGTCGGCATGAACGTCGAGCGTCGCAATAGTGTCTGGCGGGTGCCCAGCGTACCCTTTGAGATTCGCAACGTGTCCCAAAGCTTCAAGCACCAGTTCGGCGAGGTATTCAGAGAGTACAATAGGATTGCCTTCGAGAAGGAAAATGCCCGCCGAAACGAGGCAATCTTTGTCGCCCCAGGCCACCCACTGCTGGAGTCCCTCATCGAGCAAATCTTCACCAGATGCGCGGAGGATATGAACCGCGGTGCTGTCTTCACTGACCCGGATGGGCGGCTAGACGGCTGGGTTTGGTTCGTCGAAGGCGAGGTCCGAGACGGCATGAATCAAATCGCTGGGCGACGGCTCTTCGCGGTGTACCAGCCCATAGACGGGGATATGCGGTTGGTCAGTTCTTCCATCCTCTGGGATCTGAAACCTGTGGTCGAGCCCGGCGCAGATGAACAGTGCCCGAACGAGAGCGAAATCGTGGCCTATGCCATCGAGAACGTCCTGGAGGGATACCGTGCCGAGATCGCTGCGCAACGAAACCGAGATGCAGAAATCAAGCGAAAGTACGGCGTGCGATCCCTGGATCAAATGATCCTCGATTCCGAGGCGAAGCTCGTGGACTATGAGACCCGCCGTGCGAAGGGCGAGGCTCTGCCAGATGTGGATATTCAGAATGAGAGACGTCGAAATGACGATCTTCGAAGGCGAAAGTGCGACCTGGAGAACGAGATACGGCGTGAGACAAGCCTTCTGCCGTCTAGTCCAAGGGTACTCGGAGTCGTGCGCGTGATTCCCAAGCCGCCCGCTGACAAGGCAATGATGTGCTCCGATGCGGAAGTCGAGGCTGTCGGCATGAAGGTTGCCATGGAATATGAGCTTGCCCAGGGCCGTACACCGGAGGACGTGTCACAGCAAAACCTAGGTTATGATGTGCGATCAACCGACCCTAACGGCGCTGTCCGGTACATAGAAGTCAAAGCGAGGGCCACCAGCGGCACGATTGTCCTGACCCCAAACGAGTGGCTGATGGCTAGGCGACTCCAGCAAGAGTATTGGCTGTACGTGGTCGAAAACGTTTCTACGGACCCGACACTATATACCTTGCAAAATCCGGCCGACAAACTCCAGCCCGAACAAGTTGTCGAGATCGTCCGCTATGTCGTGAAGGACTGGAAAGAAGGGCTGAAGAATGCGTGAGCGGGAGGTCACCAAGGCCGTGGCAATGCGCTTGCGCGAAGATGGCGCTATGAACTTGAAGGTGAGATACGGCTCCGAAACGGGTCCAGATATTGAATGCGAGCTTCCGCGTTCGAGGCGCAAGTTGTACGTGGAAGTAAAAGGGAATCGGGCTGGAAACGAGAGTCAGACCTGTCGCAGAGCTATCGGTGAAGCTCTGTTGCAGACCCTCTCTATTTACGACCGAGATGTGGTCTGTGCGATAGCCCTGCCGTACAGCGACGGCTACACCAAGGTTGTGCGAAGCATCATGCCGGGGCTTCGGGTGCTCGGCGTGCACGTACTGCTCGTGAGAGGCACAGAGGTCTGGCACTTACGGCCCGACTCGGTAGGTTTTTTCCATCTGTGCCAGAATCTATCATTGAGGAAGATGACAAATGAGTCTAGAAGGTCCGCAAGGACCGCAAGGCAAGCGGCTAATTGAGGTGGACTTTCCGATTCGTAAGGTATCGGAGGAGTCTGTGCGTGATAAGAACATCCGGCATGGGCATATCTCGACACTCCATATCTGGTGGGCGAGGCGGCCGCTTGCCGCATCGAGGGCAACTGCGCTTGCTGCGCTTTTGCCGGACGACCCGAATCGCAGGGAGTATCTGTTGGACCTTGTGAAGGACATTTCGCCGTGGGAAGCGGTATCGAAAGGCGAAAGTCCCAGGTTAGAGGAGGCTCGGCGTCTCATACGCGAGGCTTACGGTGGACGTGCCCCGAAGGTGCTGGACTGCTTCGCAGGTGGCGGCGTGATTCCGCTAGAGGCTTTGCGCCTTGGCTGTGAAGCATACGCGCTGGACTATAACCCGGTGGCTGTCTTGCTGAACAAGTGCGTTCTCGAATACCCGCAGAGGTTCGGCAGTGGCTACGATGGACTAACTGGCATACCCGAGGAGGGCTTAGGTTTGGATACTTCGGGCAACCCGTTGCTCGATGCTGTGCGTTATTGGGGTAATTGGGTGCTGGAGGAAGCCCGGAAGGAACTGG
Encoded proteins:
- a CDS encoding DUF3883 domain-containing protein gives rise to the protein MIPPKAEDILHGDFWPEPVRVLKVQEIGDRTKIEAVGVNTGHFYSNIFSPADLSGVEVRSETGRDFGGNGEAFFLAMEAHRIRYAQQFDPIFAVNVSQVDPLPHQIEAVYHFILRNPRIRFLLADDPGAGKTIMTGLLLKELKYRGVVRRCLIVVPGHLKEQWLREMKERFGETFTLIDRAVVNANWGRNVWQEIPQVITSMDFAKQDDMMASLGEARWDLVVVDEAHKMAAYRYGEKLDRTERYKFGELLSRTSDFLLFLTATPHRGDPENFRLFLDLLEPGMFSNTELLLESVSSHDNPLFLRRLKEDLKDFEGRPLFPPRHVITKAYRLNDDEKRLYNAVTSYVEESYNRALSTEKRNVAFALLILQRRMASSVRAVRRSLERRKERLEELLNLGRWLAQQDTVDEEALEDAPEAERMRREEELVERLTAAETREELQEEIGTLADLIRLARDAEKQEIETKLAELRQVISDQQIQRTGEKLLIFTESRETLEYLAEKLKAWGFSVVVLHGAMNLDARIRAEHDFRERAQVMVSTEAGGEGINLQFCALMVNYDIPWTPNRLEQRMGRIHRYGQQKEVHIYNLVAADTREGRVLEAIFRKLERIQEALGADRVFDVIGEVLPGRGLKDLIVDAIANRRTMDEIIGDIEAIPDEEAVSRAKEAVLEALATRHVDLQRVLGEDRSARESRLVPEYIERFFERSCAFVGMNVERRNSVWRVPSVPFEIRNVSQSFKHQFGEVFREYNRIAFEKENARRNEAIFVAPGHPLLESLIEQIFTRCAEDMNRGAVFTDPDGRLDGWVWFVEGEVRDGMNQIAGRRLFAVYQPIDGDMRLVSSSILWDLKPVVEPGADEQCPNESEIVAYAIENVLEGYRAEIAAQRNRDAEIKRKYGVRSLDQMILDSEAKLVDYETRRAKGEALPDVDIQNERRRNDDLRRRKCDLENEIRRETSLLPSSPRVLGVVRVIPKPPADKAMMCSDAEVEAVGMKVAMEYELAQGRTPEDVSQQNLGYDVRSTDPNGAVRYIEVKARATSGTIVLTPNEWLMARRLQQEYWLYVVENVSTDPTLYTLQNPADKLQPEQVVEIVRYVVKDWKEGLKNA
- a CDS encoding DUF1156 domain-containing protein; this translates as MSLEGPQGPQGKRLIEVDFPIRKVSEESVRDKNIRHGHISTLHIWWARRPLAASRATALAALLPDDPNRREYLLDLVKDISPWEAVSKGESPRLEEARRLIREAYGGRAPKVLDCFAGGGVIPLEALRLGCEAYALDYNPVAVLLNKCVLEYPQRFGSGYDGLTGIPEEGLGLDTSGNPLLDAVRYWGNWVLEEARKELERFYPKDPVGYIWARTIPCQNPSCGAEIPLMYQTWLAKKKNKRVALRMIPNRREGRIDFEIVGQDGRLLDFDPDEGTVSRAHVRCPLCG